The following proteins are encoded in a genomic region of Thermoflexus hugenholtzii JAD2:
- a CDS encoding molybdopterin-binding protein produces MKFGPVPVEQAVGRILAHNIADAQGNRIFRKGRRLTPEDVARLRTEGYREVVVAELEPGDIGEEEAARRIARACEGPGLRPMPAAGGRVNFLADGAGVFLVEPDRLAQLNRLPGVTLATLTRGSVVRARQIVASLKIIPFALPEAIVIQAEALLQDNRPLLGVYPFQPRRVALILSGHPAVWPRLIADFEAPLRERVDACGGIWLGTQTVRHEEAELARAMEAALQQGADFLILAGETAIMDEEDIAPRAIRRIGGTVEAFGAPVDPGNLLLIAYRGEVPILGAPGCARSRHRNVVDWVIPRLMAGLRLTREEIATMGHGGLLEDVEERPAPRLLGTSS; encoded by the coding sequence ATGAAGTTCGGCCCGGTCCCAGTGGAGCAGGCCGTCGGACGCATCCTGGCCCACAACATCGCGGATGCGCAGGGGAACCGCATCTTCCGCAAAGGTCGGCGCCTGACGCCGGAGGACGTCGCCCGTCTCCGGACAGAGGGATATCGGGAGGTCGTGGTCGCCGAGCTGGAGCCCGGCGACATCGGGGAGGAGGAGGCAGCCCGCCGCATCGCCCGGGCCTGCGAGGGGCCCGGCCTACGCCCGATGCCGGCTGCAGGGGGACGGGTGAACTTCCTTGCAGATGGAGCCGGAGTGTTCCTCGTCGAGCCCGACCGGCTGGCCCAGCTGAACCGTCTCCCCGGGGTCACGCTGGCGACCCTGACGCGAGGGAGCGTGGTGCGGGCCCGCCAGATCGTCGCCAGCCTCAAGATCATCCCCTTCGCCCTGCCGGAGGCGATCGTGATCCAGGCGGAGGCGCTGCTTCAGGACAACCGCCCGCTCCTGGGCGTCTACCCCTTCCAGCCCCGCCGCGTCGCCCTGATCCTCTCCGGCCACCCCGCCGTCTGGCCCCGGCTGATCGCCGATTTTGAAGCGCCCCTCCGGGAACGGGTGGACGCATGCGGCGGGATATGGCTCGGGACCCAGACCGTGCGACACGAGGAAGCCGAGCTGGCCCGGGCGATGGAGGCCGCTCTCCAACAAGGGGCGGATTTCCTGATCCTGGCCGGGGAGACGGCGATCATGGACGAGGAAGACATCGCCCCTCGGGCGATCCGGCGGATCGGCGGGACTGTGGAGGCTTTCGGGGCCCCCGTCGATCCGGGGAACCTCCTCCTCATCGCCTATCGGGGGGAGGTCCCGATCCTGGGAGCGCCGGGCTGCGCCCGAAGCCGGCACCGGAATGTAGTGGACTGGGTGATCCCGCGCCTGATGGCCGGCCTGCGGCTCACCCGTGAGGAGATCGCCACGATGGGACACGGCGGGCTCCTCGAAGATGTAGAGGAGCGCCCGGCCCCTCGCCTCCTCGGAACCTCTTCCTGA
- a CDS encoding XdhC family protein produces the protein MNWFERVREAIRREEPIAVATVIRGPEAWLGAKWIIEATGDGLTAGHPELDARVQEIARRYLALGHSGTVHLPTPEGEVEIYIESHVPPPLLLIVGGTHIGIALTAIAKILGWRVYLIDPRRTFATPERFPHVDRMIHAWPDEALPDLITPHTAVAVLTHDPKLDDPAVMAALRSPAFYVGALGSRKTSARRLERLRRKGLDEATLARLHAPIGLDIGARTPEEIALSIMAEIIAERNRQIPRVRAPEAQEEAQEAPA, from the coding sequence ATGAACTGGTTCGAACGGGTGCGGGAGGCGATCCGCCGGGAGGAGCCCATCGCGGTGGCCACAGTGATCCGGGGTCCGGAGGCCTGGCTGGGCGCCAAATGGATCATAGAGGCCACCGGGGACGGCCTGACGGCCGGGCATCCGGAGCTGGACGCCCGGGTTCAGGAGATCGCACGGCGCTATCTGGCCCTCGGCCACTCCGGAACCGTGCATCTCCCCACGCCGGAGGGCGAAGTGGAGATCTACATCGAGTCCCACGTGCCACCACCGCTCCTCCTCATCGTGGGGGGCACCCACATCGGCATCGCCCTGACCGCCATCGCCAAGATCCTGGGCTGGCGGGTCTACCTGATCGATCCCCGTCGAACCTTCGCCACCCCGGAGCGCTTCCCCCATGTGGATCGGATGATCCACGCCTGGCCGGACGAGGCGCTCCCCGACCTGATCACCCCGCACACCGCCGTGGCGGTCCTCACCCACGACCCCAAACTGGATGATCCGGCGGTGATGGCCGCCCTGCGGAGCCCCGCCTTCTATGTGGGGGCCCTGGGCAGCCGGAAGACCAGCGCCCGCCGGCTGGAGCGCCTCCGCCGCAAAGGGCTGGACGAGGCCACGCTGGCCCGGCTCCACGCCCCCATCGGGCTGGACATCGGCGCGCGAACCCCGGAGGAGATCGCCCTGAGCATCATGGCGGAGATCATCGCCGAGCGGAACCGGCAGATCCCCCGTGTCCGCGCCCCGGAAGCCCAGGAGGAAGCCCAGGAGGCCCCCGCATGA
- a CDS encoding XdhC family protein has product MREVMEAIERWKGRGERVALATVVKVIGSAPRDVGAKMAVSSGGEMAGSVSGGCVEGAVFEIAQEVLRTGRPRLVRFGISDEMAWDVGLACGGTIEVFIEPLP; this is encoded by the coding sequence ATGCGAGAGGTGATGGAAGCGATCGAGCGGTGGAAAGGGCGGGGGGAACGGGTCGCCCTGGCGACGGTGGTGAAGGTCATCGGCTCCGCCCCGCGGGACGTGGGGGCCAAGATGGCCGTCTCCTCCGGCGGGGAGATGGCCGGTTCCGTGAGCGGCGGCTGTGTGGAAGGCGCCGTCTTCGAGATCGCCCAGGAGGTGCTCCGCACCGGCCGCCCTCGCCTAGTCCGCTTCGGGATCAGCGACGAAATGGCCTGGGACGTGGGCCTGGCCTGTGGGGGCACCATCGAGGTCTTCATCGAGCCCCTCCCGTGA
- a CDS encoding Uma2 family endonuclease, which yields MAIPREAERLWTAEDLLALGEEARYELIEGRLVPMSPTGLSHGYMEARIVALLWTYLREHPIGILVTGKVGFVLRRDPDTVRAADIAFIRADRLPPEGLPSGFFEGAPDLAVEILSPFDRYPDLLHKVSQWLEAGTRLVWVVDPVRRTVTAFQPDGTLRLLDESAELDGGDVLPGFRYPVQDLFEGAL from the coding sequence ATGGCCATCCCACGCGAAGCCGAGCGCCTGTGGACCGCGGAGGACCTCCTGGCCCTGGGAGAGGAAGCGCGCTACGAACTCATCGAGGGGAGGCTCGTCCCCATGAGCCCCACCGGGCTCAGCCACGGATACATGGAGGCCCGAATCGTCGCGCTGCTGTGGACATATTTACGAGAGCACCCTATAGGGATTCTGGTCACCGGCAAGGTAGGGTTTGTGCTGCGGCGGGATCCCGACACGGTGCGGGCAGCGGACATCGCCTTCATCCGCGCCGACCGCCTGCCTCCGGAAGGCCTCCCCTCCGGCTTCTTCGAAGGCGCCCCCGACCTGGCGGTGGAGATCCTCTCCCCCTTCGACCGCTACCCCGACCTCCTCCACAAGGTCAGCCAGTGGCTGGAGGCCGGCACCCGCCTGGTCTGGGTCGTCGATCCTGTCCGCCGCACCGTCACCGCCTTCCAGCCCGACGGCACCCTCCGCCTCCTCGACGAATCCGCCGAGCTGGACGGCGGCGACGTCCTCCCCGGCTTCCGGTATCCCGTCCAGGACCTGTTCGAGGGCGCGCTTTGA
- a CDS encoding vWA domain-containing protein: MAGYLLHHIIRFGRTLRAAGVPITPGQIVAFIRALEWIPLEDRELFYHAARCTLVCRREDLETFDRVFEWFWRNPLMGGQLPPGLLSTAPGPIRRQENRPRPAEVGHPPAPEPRSENPEAPPVILADRAMTYSPIEILRRKPFERFSEEEIQRVRRLMARLRWQISERETRRLRPGPRGEHLDLRRTLRRSMRHYGEWVRLLWRTHKRKPRPLVVLCDISGSMERYARMLLHFLHALSHTRRHVETFVFGTRLTRITRCLHHRDLDEALREVSRTVVDWSGGTRIGECLHVFNRDWGRRVLGRGAVVMIISDGWDRGDVELLGREMERLQKSCYRLIWLNPLLGIPGYQPLTRGMQAALPYIDDFLPVHNLASLEQLAAHLERLPSRRSARRSGLARPVPSGEPE, translated from the coding sequence ATGGCGGGCTACCTGCTGCATCATATCATCCGGTTCGGGCGCACGCTGCGGGCGGCGGGGGTGCCCATCACCCCCGGTCAGATTGTAGCCTTCATCCGCGCCCTGGAGTGGATCCCCCTGGAGGACCGGGAGCTTTTCTACCATGCCGCCCGCTGCACCCTGGTCTGCCGCCGGGAGGACCTGGAGACCTTCGACCGGGTGTTCGAATGGTTCTGGCGCAACCCCCTGATGGGGGGGCAGCTGCCGCCCGGCCTCCTCTCCACGGCCCCCGGACCGATCCGTCGGCAGGAGAACCGGCCCCGCCCCGCGGAGGTGGGTCATCCCCCGGCCCCGGAGCCGCGATCGGAGAACCCCGAGGCCCCGCCGGTGATCCTCGCGGATCGGGCGATGACCTACAGCCCCATCGAGATCCTGCGCCGCAAACCGTTCGAACGCTTCTCCGAGGAGGAGATCCAGCGGGTCCGCCGCCTCATGGCCCGCCTGCGCTGGCAGATCTCCGAACGGGAGACACGCCGGCTGCGCCCGGGGCCCCGCGGAGAGCACCTGGATCTGCGGCGAACGTTGCGCCGGAGCATGCGGCATTATGGGGAGTGGGTGCGCCTGCTCTGGCGCACCCACAAGCGCAAGCCCCGGCCGCTGGTGGTGTTGTGCGACATCAGCGGCTCCATGGAGCGCTACGCCCGCATGCTCCTCCACTTCCTGCACGCCCTCAGCCACACCCGGCGCCACGTGGAGACCTTCGTCTTCGGCACCCGCCTCACCCGCATCACCCGCTGCCTGCACCACCGGGATCTGGACGAAGCCCTCCGCGAGGTCAGCCGCACGGTGGTGGATTGGTCCGGCGGGACCCGCATCGGCGAGTGCCTGCACGTTTTCAACCGCGACTGGGGCCGGCGGGTGCTGGGCCGCGGAGCGGTGGTGATGATCATCAGCGACGGATGGGACCGTGGGGACGTGGAGCTCCTGGGGCGGGAGATGGAAAGGCTTCAGAAATCGTGCTATCGTTTGATCTGGCTGAACCCCCTGCTCGGGATCCCGGGGTATCAGCCCCTGACCCGGGGGATGCAGGCCGCCCTGCCCTACATCGACGATTTCCTGCCGGTGCACAACCTGGCCAGCCTGGAGCAGCTGGCCGCTCATCTGGAACGGCTCCCCTCCCGTCGCTCCGCCCGCCGCTCCGGGCTCGCCCGGCCTGTCCCCTCCGGAGAACCGGAGTGA
- a CDS encoding AAA family ATPase, whose amino-acid sequence MFLRSIDEVIRALEAHRYIAERGLATAIFLALRLNRPLFLEGEPGVGKTEVAKVLADLLETELIRLQCYEGLDVHSAVYEWDYARQILQIRMLEASGERDEARIRQQIFSPDFLIKRPLLQALEAKNGRPPVLLIDELDRADEEFEAFLLELLSDWQITIPEIGTVRAEQPPVVVITSNRTREIHDALKRRCLYFWIDYPSFEKEIQIVRARIPEAPERLTRQIVAFVQELRRLDLYKLPGVAETLDWTAALLALDRTELDPTVVDETLGVLLKYQDDVLKVRGEIAQDLLAKALLRAEMAPGSA is encoded by the coding sequence GTGTTCCTCCGTTCCATCGATGAGGTGATCCGGGCCCTGGAGGCCCATCGCTACATCGCCGAGCGCGGGCTGGCTACGGCCATCTTCCTGGCCCTGCGGCTCAACCGCCCTCTCTTCCTGGAAGGCGAGCCCGGCGTCGGCAAGACGGAAGTGGCCAAGGTCCTGGCCGATCTCCTCGAAACCGAGCTCATCCGCCTCCAGTGCTACGAGGGGCTCGACGTCCACAGCGCGGTCTACGAATGGGACTACGCCCGCCAGATCCTCCAGATCCGCATGCTGGAGGCCTCCGGGGAGCGGGATGAGGCGCGCATCCGCCAGCAGATCTTCAGCCCGGACTTCCTCATCAAACGCCCCCTCCTCCAGGCTCTGGAGGCGAAGAACGGCCGCCCGCCCGTGCTGCTCATCGACGAGCTGGACCGGGCCGACGAGGAATTCGAAGCGTTCCTCCTCGAGCTGCTCTCCGACTGGCAGATCACTATCCCGGAGATCGGGACGGTGCGGGCGGAGCAGCCGCCGGTGGTGGTGATCACCTCCAACCGCACCCGCGAGATCCACGACGCCCTCAAGCGCCGCTGCCTCTATTTCTGGATCGACTACCCCTCCTTCGAGAAGGAGATCCAGATCGTGCGGGCTCGCATCCCGGAGGCCCCGGAGCGCTTGACCCGGCAGATCGTGGCCTTCGTCCAGGAGCTCCGACGGCTGGATCTTTACAAGCTGCCCGGGGTGGCGGAGACCCTGGATTGGACCGCCGCCCTGCTGGCCCTGGATCGGACGGAGCTGGACCCGACGGTGGTCGATGAGACCCTCGGGGTGTTGCTGAAGTATCAGGACGACGTGCTCAAGGTGCGCGGGGAGATCGCCCAAGACCTGCTGGCGAAAGCCCTCCTGCGGGCCGAGATGGCCCCTGGAAGCGCGTGA